atgatttacaAGCAAAACAATACCCCTACATGTGCGTTTTAAACTTGTCGAAATGTCTTCCTTGCACGTTTTCTGAAAATGACCAAATCTTGACTTCTAAAAAGGACACAACGCAGCTTCGTCGAATTGTAATCTTTTTTACGACTTTCGACACACTctcaattcatttcaattccCGGATTGTTCCGCTGGTTTATTCGGGAATCTCAACGAACAATTTCGAAAACCGCAAACCTCTAAACAATTTTAGTGAGGCTTCCTTGATATGGATAATTTTCACTCAAGTGACCAGCAGCCGTGAAACTATAGGTATTAtcgttaaaaaataattatattccCCAAGGATTGTTTAGTCCCCCAAAATGGCCGCCGAGACGGCATCTGAGAAGAATATATTGGCATTGTAGACCTTTTTGCAAAGTCCCGAATTACTTTTTCGCAGCTCAAGGCGATTAAAACTTCGTTGTTGTTGCTCAGATTTTAATCAGTGATATCTATAATGCGCATGCGTTATACTCAGGTATCGATGGAGGATATACCGCCTGGAGTCAATGGTCAAAGTGTTCTGCAACATGCGGTGGTGGTTCACGGTCTCATTCCAGAACCTGCACCAATCCTCCGCcaaagaacaaaggaaaatcatgcgaagaacaaaagaatcttGGACCTGCGATGGAGTCAGAAGCTTGTAATACTCAGAAATGCGGTGAGTTCCGCAAATTTGTAACGCCGTTACAAGATGACTGCAGTGTTAAGAGGTCACCGGTTCGCACACCAACTCCAGTGGGTCCAATCACAATCATATGTCCGTCACGCAACAGTACACTCACACAAGAAACGAACCGTCAGCTCTCTATGTGTCATGGCCAATGAAATGAACGATGAGATTAATATATCTGCGAGCCTCGTAGTAaacatcaaatttaaaatcaaagccaagtgtttcaatcaaaaaaaattccagaaaaATTCAGCCGATGGGTTTGCATTTAAAGTACCACCCCCCAAAGCTACCCATTTTACATTCTATGACGCTCAATGGGAGTGGGTAAGAGTTGAATGTGCGCTTGCATACGGTAATGTCAACACCAAAAGGATGACTTAGCGTTGTCTAACTtgtcttttgttcttttttgaaaaaaaaaaaaaaaaatccgtcACAGAAAAAAGTAGCTCTTCAGCGCTAAGTCTTACAactgaattttaatttctcctGTAGGTACCGATGGAGGATATTCAGGGTGGAGTGATTGGAGTGCTTGTTCTGTTACCTGCGGCGGTGGTTTGATGTGGAAGCAGAGACAATGTAATAATCCGAAACCAAGCGGCGATGGAAAAACTTGCAAAGAACAGAGTCTTGGTCCTAACAAGGAATCAAAAGCTTGCAATACTCAGAAATGTGGTGAGCCTTTTTTAACACTATGGAGTTTAAGCAGCAGCGACGGCAACGAAAACCTTGACAATAAATATTAGGAAAATGTTCACTACTTTGTAACTGTTGCTTCTTCCTCACTGATACTTAATCGTTAACAGAGCTCGCTACAAGTGGACCGGTAGAATCGCCGTTGAAATAAATATAtggaatgaaagatttagtgTTGTGGTTTTACGTTTCGTTAAAACCATAAATATAGAAATCTCTCGTTCTCGTTTGACAGACTTCGTCAAAGAACACTGTTAAAGTGTGTGCAACACGTGCAGTATGATTATTCACAACAATTCAACTTTGTAGGTACTGATGGAGGATATTCAAAGTGGAGTGATTGGAGTGCTTGTTCTGTTACCTGTGGCGGTGGTTTGATGTGGAAGCGCAGACAGTGTAACAGTCCGAAACCAAGCGGTGATGGAAAAACTTGCAAAGAACAGAATCTTGGTCCTGACAAGCAATCAAAAGCTTGCAATACTCAGAAATGCGGTGAGCCTTTCTTAATACTAGGGAGTTTAACCAGCAGCAACGGCAACCAAAACGTTGacaataaacatttgggaaaggttgactattttgtaattattatttcttcctCGCATTCTTTATTGTCAACAGAGCACGCtacaaatggactggtagaagcgccgttgaaataagtacagagaatgaaagatttagtgTTGTGATTTCGCGTTTCCTGAAAGGCATAACTTTGGAAATCTCTCGTTGCTACttataaaatagccacgtttaaaaaggcactgtgattggtcaaaccgaattcattataactccacaatgcacgcagcctacgtcacacgcgtgcattatatatcaacatatgcacgcaCCAATCGGCACCAtacgtcaacagtgattttgttccttgcgAAATCTGACAATTTTTCAGGACCCCATTATGGCTGAACAGCTACCTTGCTTTCAGCCTGGTTTCGATTTTTCGAAAATAGCGACcgcatttattttataaaataaataaaatttttcctcgtgcattgttgagttatataagcacgcaGGAATttaagaacactcgagaagtgcGAGAAGCACTTCTCTGGTGTTTAAAAGttcccgcgtgcttatataactcaacaacgCACTCGGCacgtttttttatttctttaaaagtgCGTGCAACACGTGCAGTTTGATTATTCACAACAATTTGAATTCAACTTTTAGGCACTGATGGAGGATATTCAAAGTGGAGTGATTGGAGTGATTGCTCTGTAACCTGCGGCGGTGGTTTGATGTGGAAGCACAGACAATGTAACAATCCGAAACCAAGCGGTGATGGAAAAACTTGCAAAGAACAGGGTCTTGGTCCTGACAAGCAATCAAAAGCTTGCAATACTCAGAAATGCGGTGAGTAGACTAATATACCACAGGTCTTATTCCCTGAGTCGATGTCATGTGTGCATCGGGTCTGTTCGTATTGCAATGATAGTTGAAGCTcttagttttatttatttaaaatttcacAGTAAGGTATGCAAATATGAATAACAGCAACTAGTAGCTATAACAAATGCGCACGCAGAAACAAGAAACGCAAGAAACGGGAATAAACTTCCTGAAAAGTGGACGCTACCATGATTAAAGACAGagaaaccgaaaaaaaaaataaaacaattttaaaaaagttgaaatatgGTTGAGAAGCGTAAACGTAGTCATGACGATCGATCCACTATTCACGTCCAATACAACTGCTTTGtgtcagggagacactttgtgaacTGTATGTAATATCTCAGTAATACCATTATGTCGGTCTATTGGAAAAACCGTCAATCTGCTTACTCCGTTGATCTTAGGTGTCGATGGAAACTGGTCCTCTTGGGGCAAACCAGGTCCCTGTGACAAGACGTGTGGGAGAGGTGTAAGAAAGATAAAGCGAACATGTACCAATCCACCGCCGTCAGGTGACGGGAAGAAGTGCAGAGGACTAAGCACAAAAACAGAGAGCTGCAACACTCAGCAATGTAAGTTAGTACTTGAACTTTATTTGCTTTCAATGCGGACCAAATTATCGCTTGTTGTGGGATGATACAACCCGCGGCATAGCCCCACCTGCAACGTATTTTTCAGCAAGCCGGCAAAAGTCAAGATCTTTTCGAATCTCGTCCACCTCGTTTCCATaatcaacaaaaaaagcaagatACATCCGGGATTGCACTCAGTTAGAGAAATGCCAACTTAAATAACTGTAAGTGTCCCTCCACCTTTCGCGCTAACTTCATATTTGCCATTGTTAGGCTGCATTGTTAGGCCTAGGCTTGTCAAGGAGACTCGCAATAATACAAATTTGAGTTTTTTCAGAATCAAGCTCAAACACAAAAATAGACACATAAAACAATGCACAGTTACAACAGGAAACTTGGCATAGCTAgagataaattaatttttaaatcaagCACTGACCGTAGCGATTGGTGCTAATTATAAATTCCTAAAGCACAGTTAATATCATAATTTACAGATTTAACgccatgaaataaaaaataagttCCCTCACTAAGGAATAATTTTCTTCGTTCCTATGGCTCCCGCTACCTCTCGGACGAAAAATTCGCACTTCACCCTTTAGTGTCAGTATTATAAGCATAGTAAATGACAAAAATCATCGGTTGCTGATGACAGTGAAAGCCTCGATACGTTCACAATCATGTTctttgaaaagcaaaagaaataattgcgATAGTAGAAATTTTATtcaaggacggtgcctactaattaaagatattttttccccggtgtgtgattatgcaggaaatgtagatcttaacaagtcctattgaaatccaaaaagaaaattgagggtaaccacgcatttttcaaagataattcatgaataatatctgtcaacagctttaaaatacaaagcaatgtatggcgttctttctcaaattgaagcttaattatctctcaaaaatgcatggttacccccaattttctttttgggtaccaagagtacttactaagatcttctttctccggatagttttaaaccgcgcaaaaatatccctatattagtaagcactggcgataggaaatccgagtatctggagatgcgcagaacgtatgcgcagtaacaatagtaggcaccgtccttaactcaGAATGACTGAGTTTCTACAAAATCTACTATTTGTGATGATCTACtaatgacgatgacgatgttAGCGATTATGGAGGATAATGTTTCCTATTCTTGAAGGTCCGCCGCCACCACCGCCCCCGTGTAAAGAGCATCTCGACGTTGGCATAATTCTAGACTCGTCAAACAGCATCGCACCGGTGGATTATCAAAGAGCACTTGCTTTCTTACAGAGACTCGTTGACAGACTTCAAATAAGTGAACGTGGTACACACATGGCAATATTATTATACAGTTGGGAGGCGCACACCATCCACAAGTACGTTTGTGCATTCAAATGCCACTCCTGCTGCACTCAATTGCAGAATTGCAACAAATTACTGAGAGGCTGCTAAATTGTTAAACAATAAAGTTTCCCGTGAAGGGTGAACGTATAATGCCTGGTGGCAATTAGAAGTAGCGTTTAAGCTTGATTGTATTTCCTGCTTTTGCCTACATGAGAAGTATGAGGTCTGAAGGACACTTTATTACCTTATTACTTCATGTCTGTGTTCGTCGTCACCAGCATTGACTGAAGAATCCTGTTAAAACATGTCTGTCTTGTTCCTTATCTCGAATAAGACATAAAACGACGTCAAAGACTGCAACCTTGTCCACAAaatcttttccattttcaacAGGGCGGCTAGTCTGAAAGTAGGGACTTGAAACTCTGATTCAGTCCTTGTTGAGTGTTTCATGTTATTACATAGCTAAAACTAATTTCAAAAATCCGAGCCAAGGTACCCCACTTTTTCACGCGTCCAGTTTGATTCATTTGAGATGTTGAAACATCttgccaaacaaaaaaacgtaAAATGTTCGCTTTTAGGTTTACGGACGCACAGACTGCAAACTCCCTGAAAAATGCCATAAAAGCGTTGCCTCACATTCGAGGTGGCACCAGGACAGACAGAGCCTTGGAACTTGCGGGCCAAGATTTTTTTGGCTGGAAGGAAACTGGAGACAGGCCAGATGTACCTAACGTGCTACTCGTTCTTACTGATGGAGATACGAATGAAGGGAGCAAACCATTTCCACAAGTCCTGCCTCCTCTTAAGGTATTTACACACTGCATGCATACAATGGAAGAACGAATATACCGCATTTAACCATATCGCCGTCAAAAGACAGATAGCTCAGTAgatccttaaaaaaaaaaaacggttccTTTGATATTTGAAAAACCACAAATTTCAGCTTGAAGCTTGCGGTTTATCGAAGATGATTGGCTGAACTATTGACGAATAATATTCGTGCTGCACGTCCATGAAACTCTAAAATATGCTAAAAGGGTCAAAtgtccaccgtgaagagataacgaagctgacttttcgagcgttaacccttcgtcactttccgattagattacgaagatgacatttcgagcgttagccccttcgtcactttccgattagataacgaagctgacgtttcgagcgttaacccttcgttgtcactttccgattagattacgaagatgacatttcgagcgttagccccttCGTCGctttccgattagataacgaagctgacgtttcgagcgttaacccttcgtATCTTACTTCCTCAACAATAGAAAATGTGAACAACAAGCAAGAATCCCAAAATTGTCATCAATgggcaaatgtttgttttcaagtgacgttttaaCTGTCGCAGCTACTTAAACTTCCTTATGAGTTAAAAGGATCAAATTTGAAGTCCTGTTGACTCTCGacattacatttttcattgaGTCTCTATCAACTTAATCAACCAGTTGATTATTGCATCTAAGCCCTTCAGTTGTAAACTAATTCACTTGATAACATAAATTAAATAGCGCGATCGTGCTTCAACGTATTCTTATTGAGCACGctaatgacgtcatcaaactAACAGCTCGTTGATAAtgcttcaaattcaaatccaTTTTCATGCACGAGTTCACCCTTTACTTTTTCACCGATCTGAGACGAGATTTAATCGTAATTTATAATATTGCTCGAATTTTCACGTAATCAAATTCAATAGTGCGAGCGtgcttcatattcttattgagcacgctaatgacgtcagcaaactaacagctcgttgaatttgttataaaacaattagttcatgcgTTAGCTGTGCGTATGTCGAGATATTGAGCACGCGAgaagtttggagagcactCAAGGGGCTAGAGTtgcactcggctgcgcctcgtgaaACTCTTATGCCTCTTTcgtgctctccaaacttcccGCGTGCTTAATATCTCGACATACGCACGCTGACGCATGAACtaaatgttaattattttctacGTATTCAAGACTGCCAGGGTGCGAAGAATTGCCGTTGGCATTGGAAAAGAGGTCCACATTGATGAACTTCAAGAGATTGCCGGCAATAGCGATGACGTCATAAAAGTAATTTCATACAGCCACCTGGTCAGCAAATTAGAGAATATCATGGATCTGGCATGTAAAAATCAGCATCCAGGTAAGTAAAACATAATCAAGACGcctatgataattttttttttagcattatAAATCTTTTTCCGAAGAAAAAGATGCTTGATTCTATTTTTGCTGGAGATGAACGAATGTTATTCCAGATCAGGCGAGATGCCCGAGATGAAGATTTTCCCGCATATCTTCCTTTTAACTCCTTGAGGATAAAAATTTAAGGCCCATTGAACTTGCTTCAAATATCTCACTGCGGTCTCCCTCTTGCGAACCTTTTGTTACTGCTGTTAAGAGCTGTTACCTATTTTTCGTCAATTTTATTGCGACTGAAGGTCTCTCCTTGCATTTCCCAACTTTCATTTGGCGATGTTTGTCTTCTTTGGACTTGCCTTCCTTCAGTTCACATAAGCTAAGTCAAATGCAAATCATTTTACAGAGGTAATTTCACAAACCACCGGACAGTGGTTACACCACGAACTACTTGAATAATTCGTTGAAACGTTCCCAGAAGTGTTACGGAACTTAAGCAGTCGATTATTCTTTCTGATACGGTGCAACTTCCACTTGTCTCGCAACGATTTTGGTTATTGCAAGGGTTACTGACAACCGTCACATGCACTTTTTACACACAACTTGTCTCGCCATAGCGTTTCGAGACAAGACGAATACGTTACACGGAGTGGTTTTCCTGCAGGATCGTGTGGTTCCTGGGGTTCTTATGAAAGCTGTAGCAAGACCTGTGGATCTGGTTTCAAGATTCGCCGAAGAAGTTGTCCAGGGAACAGCCTTCATTTGACTCTACAGAAAACAATCTGCAACACCAACCTGTGTCCAGGACAGCGTGAGTAACGCTTGCTAAGTATaaacaggagcctatgagcacaTCGGCTCCTGGTATAAATT
This sequence is a window from Acropora palmata chromosome 6, jaAcrPala1.3, whole genome shotgun sequence. Protein-coding genes within it:
- the LOC141884015 gene encoding coadhesin-like; the protein is MIFLLLASILIQLGLSLASSECENTPIDLSIVLDQTKSVGARNYDKMLETVRKLISKYNVGPDQTRVSIVTFAKQAEIRVSFDDDNYQSQKGLNKLIDEMIKKDKLKGTTRTDIALETVGKDVFNSKKGDRPDAPNVMILFTDGATNPKSKPYSQVIPPLVDKGVHRIAVGIGKDIKSSELEEIAGGPNRVVNAKSFSALENELAKIREITCSIDGGYTAWSQWSKCSATCGGGSRSHSRTCTNPPPKNKGKSCEEQKNLGPAMESEACNTQKCGTDGGYSGWSDWSACSVTCGGGLMWKQRQCNNPKPSGDGKTCKEQSLGPNKESKACNTQKCGTDGGYSKWSDWSACSVTCGGGLMWKRRQCNSPKPSGDGKTCKEQNLGPDKQSKACNTQKCGTDGGYSKWSDWSDCSVTCGGGLMWKHRQCNNPKPSGDGKTCKEQGLGPDKQSKACNTQKCGVDGNWSSWGKPGPCDKTCGRGVRKIKRTCTNPPPSGDGKKCRGLSTKTESCNTQQCKIMFPILEGPPPPPPPCKEHLDVGIILDSSNSIAPVDYQRALAFLQRLVDRLQISERGTHMAILLYSWEAHTIHKFTDAQTANSLKNAIKALPHIRGGTRTDRALELAGQDFFGWKETGDRPDVPNVLLVLTDGDTNEGSKPFPQVLPPLKTARVRRIAVGIGKEVHIDELQEIAGNSDDVIKVISYSHLVSKLENIMDLACKNQHPGSCGSWGSYESCSKTCGSGFKIRRRSCPGNSLHLTLQKTICNTNLCPGQRPCQDSLSNCPTMASAGQCWKKAVGQAFQQTFTLWNQCKKSCRRCNVDPQCQDNDPYKCPWLAAKKPSVCSWALKYKCKKSCGTCKGKEKNGSKHVDRCFCFSSNG